Proteins encoded by one window of Acidimicrobiales bacterium:
- a CDS encoding DNA-formamidopyrimidine glycosylase family protein — protein MPELPEVEAYRLLAEAAALGRPVSDVDAPDAWFLKGGVDAAAVAAALTGRTFTGARRLGKLLLLDTSDGGPVLGLRFGMTGRLVVDGRAGVDRLLYASDAGLAAWDRFGVRFADGGHLRVHDPRRLGGVALDPDERRLGADALTVTPAGLKAALGRSAAPLKARLMDQAHLAGVGNLLADETLWRAGLDPRRPAGSLTPAELRRLHRHLRAVVADLIARGGSHSGDLMPARTPGGRCPRDGTALARATVGGRTTWWCPVHQH, from the coding sequence GTGCCCGAGCTCCCCGAGGTCGAGGCCTACCGCCTCCTGGCCGAGGCGGCTGCCCTGGGCCGGCCCGTCTCCGACGTCGACGCTCCGGACGCCTGGTTCCTGAAGGGGGGCGTCGACGCTGCCGCCGTGGCCGCCGCGCTCACCGGCCGCACGTTCACCGGCGCCCGCCGTCTCGGCAAGCTGCTCCTCCTCGACACCTCCGACGGTGGCCCCGTCCTGGGCCTGCGGTTCGGCATGACGGGCCGGCTGGTGGTCGACGGCCGGGCCGGTGTCGACCGCCTGCTGTACGCCAGCGACGCCGGGCTGGCCGCATGGGACCGCTTCGGCGTCCGCTTCGCCGACGGCGGCCACCTCCGGGTCCACGATCCCCGGCGCCTGGGCGGCGTCGCCCTCGACCCCGACGAGCGACGCCTGGGGGCGGACGCCCTCACCGTCACGCCCGCCGGGCTGAAGGCCGCCCTGGGCCGCAGCGCGGCGCCGCTGAAGGCGCGGCTGATGGACCAGGCCCACCTGGCCGGCGTGGGCAACCTCCTGGCCGACGAGACCCTGTGGCGGGCGGGGCTCGATCCCCGCCGTCCCGCCGGGTCGCTCACGCCGGCGGAGCTGCGCCGCCTCCACCGCCACCTCCGCGCCGTGGTGGCCGACCTCATCGCCCGGGGCGGGTCCCATTCGGGGGACCTCATGCCCGCCCGCACGCCCGGCGGCAGGTGCCCGCGGGACGGGACGGCGCTGGCGCGGGCGACGGTCGGCGGGCGCACGACGTGGTGGTGCCCGGTCCACCAGCACTGA